TTGCCGACCTTGATTCCCTACAGCATCTGCGTTTCTATTTTCTCTCGGTCTTGGAACTACATCTTGTCTCACTAGGTCAACAGCATTTTGTGCACGCATTCGCTGACCCTGGTTTGGTCTTGCAGCTCCAAGGACACCCTGGTCTCCCAGTCGCCATCCTCCAAATTCATTGCGTTGACGTTGCTGGTTtactataataataaagatttaTAATTTGATTTAATAGGAAATaacaacaaacaaaaaatttgatttaatagtaaattaacaacaaacaaaaaattcagatTAATAATCTAAGGGTAAactaatatatattataaaatatttaaaaacattgACTCACAATTAGGTAAACCAATTTGTTGAAGGTTTTGATTTGGAGGATCCTCCAGGAGATCATTAATATCTTGCATTTCCTGGTCATTTAAGTCATCGTCGGGAggaatatcaaaattttcatcaGCATCAGCGTTAAAAGATTGGCGACCGCCATTTTCGACTCGATTTCCAGCTATAAACATATTTGATAGTAACATTATATTAACATATTTAAGCGTCATTTATCAGATTTTTGCACAATATCAAACACGACGTGCTTCGATACAATCGGACGAAGACCTTAAATTTTACACGAAGTATTCAATATATTAATCTAAATTCCTACCTTCATCTGCGATTTCTAAATTCATTATTCCGTTCTGTACTCGTACTCCATTGTTGTCATCacccatttttgattttttgttaaataggGGCTGTGAATGCCGATGTTGAATCTGACCGCACGTCTAAACAGGAAAGACGAATTTAAACGAACAAAGAACTCACGCCTCACGTTCCCGCTCTCAATTGTACATTGTTGCCACCTTTGTTAGTTATTTCACCAACGTGAAAATAGGCCTTGATCCTTGATGCTCAAGCGCAGCCGGCAGGGGGCAGGGATGTTGCACATAGCCacataagtatatatattaGTTTATACGTATAATACGCATATAATACGTATAATGAGTGACACAGCTGAGCGGACCGAACTCCAGAGATTAATTTTACAATCATGAATAAAAAGTACACATATGGCCGAGTCCGACCCCTTCTTTGCTCCGCTGTGAACAAGACAACTGTTGTAGTAAAGCTTCAGCTAATAGAATAACGGAAGCTATTGTGAAAAAGCTCTCGCACGGGTCTTCCGATTAAATGACTTTTTATATTGCAAAAACGTAGATGCAATTGCAAGTAACGTTCGTACgaggtatacctatatgtatgttTAATTGCTGTGATACTAGATTGCAAAAAAGATATCCAAGGTAGACGCCGCGATGAGCTCCAGGTCCCTGCTTCCACATCGGTATAAAATCTCGTCAGAGACGATAACTGAAGTACAATAAATTAGGATGTTGTACGCACTGTACTAAAGCGACatatcttattttttacaaaaaatatatttttaattatgtaGAATTGGGCTAGTCGgtttttctttaattgcaTTGGTTCACACATTCACATTAAACCCCTTTGGTCATCAAAATTTCATATAGATGTTCATATGAATTAAAATCTCAATCAGTTAAGATAATaactatttaatttattgtttgtatgatagttttcaaataaaCACCAAAAGAAAGTTGTGAGACAAGCAATAGTAATAAAAtctagaattaaaaaatttggttttgtTATTTATTCGAAAACTATCATAGCTatagggctgaaattttacacgtacatttatttaaatgtgtTTAATAAGCaatgaattaaattattgttattttaactGATATATCTGAGATTTTAATATGAAGAAATATATGAAATTTTGGGCCACTAAAGCCATGAAGATTTAATGTGAATGTGTTAACTAATATAGTTAAACAAAAACTGATATGGTAGCCCATctctatataatttaaaatatatttattgtaaaataatccGATGTGCAGCTTAAATACAGTGCGTGCTGTAATATAATGTACGCCAGGTATCGTCTCttaaaagatcttataatgaTATGTAAATCTTTATTAGGGATCACTTCTGGAGCACATTGCTGGTTAGCTTGAATGTTTTTGATctataaaatttgaaataatcaaTTTCTTATCAGATACAATTCTTTCAGATAATTTTAGCGGTTGTAGGTGTTCAAGAAATTATCAAACTAATAGTACAAAGTCTATTATCACCTTTAGAAAGTGTAGGAGATAATCTTCCAGGTATGATGCCACCACTATGATCATCTAAACTAAGTTCTAAGTTTGAACGATGCCCCAGCTTACAgatgtttaattttataactttAAATTTCCAATATAGACTAATATTTTCTAACTAGTGCATTGTTCAGACCTGAAACTTAAAACATTAGCCCTAAAGGTGTATTGACAGAAAACTGTGTAGTTTAGTGAGCTTAGATCCAACTAAAAGTCTGCTTTGGGTTCGAGA
The sequence above is drawn from the Nasonia vitripennis strain AsymCx chromosome 4, Nvit_psr_1.1, whole genome shotgun sequence genome and encodes:
- the LOC107981355 gene encoding suppressor of zyg-1 protein 20-like, with protein sequence MTLKYVNIMLLSNMFIAGNRVENGGRQSFNADADENFDIPPDDDLNDQEMQDINDLLEDPPNQNLQQIGLPNLNQQRQRNEFGGWRLGDQGVLGAARPNQGQRMRAQNAVDLVRQDVVPRPRENRNADAVGNQGRQNNRANRGQAQANRNQVRHNAGGNQIRQDNRARGGQPQADDNQIRNNSNRGSRGIRAGQNRRRAPRLNPYQRDLQNVAQYFVEVALSCTSRTRANLQREREMREREEEDDQKSS